In Cicer arietinum cultivar CDC Frontier isolate Library 1 unplaced genomic scaffold, Cicar.CDCFrontier_v2.0 Ca_scaffold_5788_v2.0, whole genome shotgun sequence, the genomic window AGGTACCTATCACAGTCCAAAAACATCAGTTGAAGTAAAATGTAAGACAAGACAAATGATGAGAGGATATCTTATGGAAAGAAAAGCGAGTAAATTGTCACTCTGGTGCTTGAATATGTCAAATGTTGTCACTTCAGTCCCTGAATgtatcaaatttacaaaaacgTCCTCAAATGTGTTTATCTTGGTTAGTTTGGTTCTGAAATGTGTCTTGCGTAAGTCAATTTACTTATTGAATGTGTCTTTCGTTAGTCAGTTTAGTCCATGACAtgaaattattatcaaaatgaCACATTCAACAATGCTTTTAGAATTTAACAGATTCAAGGACTATAACGACATCACCTCACACATTCTGAGACAAAAAAACAGTTTACTCGAGGAAAAATCAGTAGGAAAGGACTGTGTAAAGTAGGAATTATACAGTTCCATAGCGCATAGCTTGTAACTGAATGAGACCACAAGGCTCAAATCTACTAGGAATCAATATAAAATCAGCTCCTGCAATTATCATGTGAGCTAGGGGAACATTGAATTTTGCAACTCCTCTGGCTTTGTCAAGGTATGATATTTCAAGTTGCTCAAGTTGCTTTTCCATTTCTTTTTTTCCTGTCCCCTAAGAAATGACATAACACATTCAAATGAGATATGTTATTCTTAAGTGGATGTAAGAAGGGATCAGAAAACtatgtttacttttttttaaattatacttaCTAGGGCTACTATTTGAACATCCTCCTTAATAAATTGAGGAATGGCTGCTACAAGAATATCAGAACCTTTTTGCTCTTCAAGTCTACCAATGAAAGCAATGAGAGGAATATTTATGTCAACTGGCAATCCAACTTCTGCTTGGAGTGCTTCTTTCAGAAGAGCCTTTCTTTCCAATTCCTAAGTAGAGTAGTTcattaaaaatttgttatttttagaatttaatttttatgaataatcagtgtaaaaatattttatactgcCATCCAATACTATGTTGTCATCTCATTTAATGAATTTAAAACACGACTTGTCATACTCATTAAACTACTAATTTTGGTGGtagtttgttttttaatattgatagtTGATAATGTGGTAACCTATCATTAGATgcatgtaaaaattatttttatgacaaacaatacatacaaattaaattatttccCTGATAAGCCACGACACAATTTAGAGAAACTTTacctcttaaaaaaaattcattcttACCGTTGAAGCATCGTATTTGACTGTTATATATTTGTCAGTGGATGGATTCCACTCCTGAACATCCATGCCATTAACAATTCCAGTAACACCAGTTTGACGAAGAATGTTGTCCAATTCAACTCCTTTATCTGGGCCTGACACTAGTTCTTGAGCGTAGTATGGACTAACAGTTAAAACCAGTTGAGATTCTAAAATTCCAGCTTTCATCCAATTGATTTTTCTTCCAATAATTGGTTTAAGATGCCTACAAGATTAAAACAACATAAAGGAAGTCAAAGGAGCTTTTTATTGGTCATGAGTGCTGAATTGGGCAGTTCATAGTTTATATAAAGCAGCATACCCATCAAGGAAGTCAAAGGAGCTTTTAAATTGGTCAGGGAGATTAAGAAGAGCATAATCCGTGAATGCAAATCTTCCCTGGTAAGCAATGTTGTGGATACAAAAGACAACCTAATAATGGCAGCAAGAAAATTTGAAGAACTTGTTAGTTGGTCATGAAAGCTAAAATAGGTAAATCACTACTAAAGTTTATCAGTGTTCCAGTATATTAATCCAGTGTCGATGTTTAGACCTACTCGAGCATTTCTAAAGACGCCAATTGACTGGTAAATAGATTTCATGTAGCAAGAGATAAGGGCGGTGTGCTAATCATTAGCGACAAAAATGACATCCTCGCCTGCATAACAAAAATCAAAAGATCATGCTTGAAAATCTTCAACTAGTCGTTTCAAAGAACTTCGTTTATGGCCTAAGTTCATACCATATGGTCCTGAGAAATATTTATTGCTCTTAAGATTCAGAACCCTTGCTGCTTCTAGAGCTGCCTGGAGGATTAATTCCaaggaaaaaaattacaaaagaaaAGTAGGACTAGTTAGTTAAGAAATATGAACACATAATATGATGGCACATTAAATGGACATGAGTTATTACAAAGAGCACATGTTTCTTTATCTATCATATCAGTATTGTATATCGTGGATCATAGAAAATAATGGTTTTTTCAAATTCTTTCACATTACAATGTTATAGCGCCACGATGGTCACTATTTAACAACACTTTATATACTAAATAGTGTGTCGCGGAATATAactatttgttcaaattctgctacCCTATAACTATTTGTTCAACTACTATAACTATAGTAGTTGTTTGACATAATTGTTCTcgcggtctcttaacttaatttcagataacactttagtaattcatttttttatttatttttcttgatatttttttttattttaagtaacaatttgatcttttatatcttaaaatataaacaatgttatcattttttttacaaaaattcatcaaaattttcaaacaaaacccttaaaattaattatcatcttcaatataatgtaaattttatcaaatgcataactcaaatattcaaataaattcatatttccatctccaacaacatccaattcatcaaataaagaatgaaaatatgagtttatttgaaattttaaattataaatttgataaaatttgtattatattaaagatgataattaattttttggattttgtttaaaattttgattgattttttgaatttttgtaaaaaattgataacattgttgacattttaagacataaatggtcaaattgttacttaaaattaaataaaagactaaatcaaaaagaataaataaataaataactcaagtgttacctgaaattaagttaaaggaccgcAAGAGCAATTATGACTAATTGTTTTTAGCATATGTCACATAGtggtaatatattttttatgcatAATGAACTTATGAtctcaaattataatttcaaatgtcatttttatgttttgtttaacgatttttaaattttttttttaaatagattttggTGGGATCTCTATTATTTTAACAACCCTTAAAGTTTTAGGTCCCAAATAGCAAGGTAATGAGTGTGTGGGTTTGCTAGCTAAACATGGTGCCTCTTATGAGGATGTTTTCAAGTCTTGAATTGTCTACCCCTTAAATGCATTATATTTTCTTTGCCAATTATTGATGCATCATATCACGTATGTGAATGCTGTGTAATTTTACATAATTTCATATGAACCATATTATAAGATTGTTTAATTAACTTACGCATATGTCAAATTTAACTCTTTTTTTATACACATGTTAAAGTTTAACTTTACGATATATAGAACTACCATCAAATAAGTTATTAGTAGTTTAATTAGGTACGTTTGAAAGCCAATTAGTTAGTGATGTAAAAAAGAAGACAATAATAAGTTACATATTAAGCACTGCACCAAATAATTTGTGTACATGCTTTACTCCCCTTTTTAGGTAGCACTTCAAAATAATACAACTTATATtcctcaatttttttactaagaaAATTAATgcatttcaataaaaattaatgtttccatacaaagtaaattaaaacatgataaaataaaCAGAGAAACAAATTATAGACCGTGTTTCCCTTTTCGCATGATGTTTAACGcaagttttgaaaataaatatatatcgaGAAATATTTTCTCGACATCCAACattgtataattttaaatatatttttctctcttattGGAATCCAACTACATacaattttaatgtattttatacaatatttgaTTTGTGTGTTAAAATAACACGGCTCATATAATAATTAACCATTATGTATGCATGCTAACtatcatatattatttgtttaattgtgtctttggaaaaagaaaataaagagtaTAAGTTGTATTATTTTGAAGTACTACCTTAAAAAGGGAGTAAAGCATGTCTAAAAATTATTTGGTATAGTGCTCAATATATAGCTATAATTGGCTTCTCTTTTTACATCACTAACTAAATTGGCTTTTAAACTAACTTCTATAATGGAAGATAAGTCAAACACACACACCCTTGAAGGCTAAGTATAAATCAAATATGACATGAATGGTTTTAACATCTTTCCCTTTCTCCTTCCGCCAAGTAAaccatcaatcaattttttatttctaaaagtGAAAGGTTGCTTCTTACTCTTTCTTATAGGATTAGCTAATTAGGTTTCATTTGTTTGTTAGAAATCAATTATCACCAATGGACGGatcaaattcttttattttgtgaCGCAAGATTTGGATATTGATTTCATATAATacagataatttatttttaaaaaaatagacaaaatatttcatacgatcatttaatttaatttttggtaacaatttaatcttttattatttttttatttgaccatttatttaactttaagtaataattatatattttatgtcttaaaatatcaacaatgttatcatatTTTACAGAAATCTAAAAAAGTTATCACtgtcttcaaacaaaactcaaaaaattaataatcattttcaataaaatccatattttcagtgattttataactcaaatattcaaataaactaataattatatctccaacaacatcaaatccataaaattcaGAATTCACATTTTAAGATTTAGGTTACAGATTTGATTTGGAGAATGATAAAAAGAAGACGAAGATATTTTTAGGTGATTTATGGATCAAATCTTAAATGGtaagttctttatttgatggatttgatgttgttgttgttgttggagatgaagatataagtttatttgaatatttgagttatgaatttgatgaatttatgcattttcttgaaattgatgGTGCATTTtctgagttttgtttgaaaacaaTGATGGATTTTCTAAGTTTATGTGAAcaagaataacattgttgacatttttaaacataaatgatcaaattgttacttaaaattaaataaaagatcaaattgataagagaaaaaaataactgaattgttacctgaaattaagttaaaagactaCGACAAGTATTttgcttttaaaatattattatttattgtgtttAATAATCTACATGTAGTACTTTTCTCGTCTTATAATGGGTGATTAATATGATCCTTtcatacatattaaaataagaatttaaatatatctttgatcattgtaattataatattttttttttattttgatcctcgtaattttttttgtttaatttacaTTCCTGCAAATGCAGATTCATTTTAGAATTGTCATTCATTCAaacttctataaaaaaattataacactaTTAAACTAACTTCACaatgttttaaatgatttttttgaaatgaagattaaaatttagaacTTTAATTTCTACTGTCTCTCTTCACACATTCACCTATTTTCTCTTCCTCTGCTCACGACctttaatttcattatttataccatatatattttgtttaccAATTTTTGAGGCCGATCCCATCCAAAAtcacaaagaaaatacatttgatttgcttttctaatattttttacacGAGTAAAAGTACCTTTAGTTTTTTCAGCAAAAATTCTTTTAGTGTCAAGTGATATCTTGCTTTGttagtctgttttaaatataaccGGAGTAGTCAAACTAACATCttcaataaaaatagtaaagataaatcCACTAAATTATCTGCTTTATTTCtttgtgaaaaaaaatatttgatctacACCTCTTCAAagtagaaataaattattttcaagcaTTTATTTGCCCCGATGTCCAATAACACATTTGAgcataaatgaaattaaaaatagtgtAATAGTATCTTTAAGGGTCAAAGTGAAAAGATCGTGAGAAGAATGAGAGAAAATGGGTGAAtgtgaaaagaaagaaacaatataaattattctAGCTGCCTCAATCATGTTGAAGCTAATCATTGTGTTGTTATACATAATAACCGAGTGGTTGGATTGGATAAAACCCATTCCACCCATATCAGCAGCAAGATTGAAAACATGATCCACATCCTTGGTAACTTTGAGACAGTTATCCATGACCCTTAGATCAACAAGATGGAACTCATGACAAAACATATCTTCAGTCATGTGTTCATTCTTCTTCCAATCAGAAGCAATAATGTAATGTCCCTCGGTTTTAAGGCGGCGAGCAATGTGTGATGCAATAAAACCACCAGCACCAGTAATTGAAATTCTTAGCTTTTCTGATGGCCAATAAGGCTCTCTCTCAAGGGAGTAGTTTTTggtgtttttttcttttcaaaatagggttatttcaataaaaaaaaccataatttaTACAATGTCATAtcttatttaaaatgtttttttttactctcttGGTATTTTCGGCAATCATGCAATTATTAAAACATTGACTTTACCttaattttgaa contains:
- the LOC101497940 gene encoding granule-bound starch synthase 1, chloroplastic/amyloplastic-like, encoding MKSIYQSIGVFRNARVVFCIHNIAYQGRFAFTDYALLNLPDQFKSSFDFLDGHLKPIIGRKINWMKAGILESQLVLTVSPYYAQELVSGPDKGVELDNILRQTGVTGIVNGMDVQEWNPSTDKYITVKYDASTELERKALLKEALQAEVGLPVDINIPLIAFIGRLEEQKGSDILVAAIPQFIKEDVQIVALGTGKKEMEKQLEQLEISYLDKARGVAKFNVPLAHMIIAGADFILIPSRFEPCGLIQLQAMRYGTVPIVASTGGLVDTVKEGFTGFQMGSFNVECDAVDPVDVDALAKTVIKALAVYGTVAFAEMIKNCMAQDLSWKGPAKKWEEVLLSLAVPGSEPGFDGEEIAPQAKENVAAP